Proteins encoded in a region of the Saccharothrix ecbatanensis genome:
- a CDS encoding ABC transporter substrate-binding protein, translated as MRRNPVRLVTAVAAALALVMTGCSSGGDSGDPNTLKVWWWETDDSALSAAWKHAVSIFEKEHPGVTVKQELKTYEQMQQSGQLILDSNDTPDVLEYLKGNATAGVVAKAGLLTDLTEVAQSRSWKVDNTAQQVGLYDDNGLMGSGKRYGVTNYGEYVGVWYNQDLFAQHNVQVPTTLAEFENALKTFTDKGLTPLALGSADYPGPHLLYSLALAHMDEKSLAAYQRFEGEVDWSAWEKAATTMRQWVENKYISTDSTGIPAQDAGNAFIAGQYPMFVSGTWWGGQIAEQPTFKTDQFLFPGNKLHPGSGGNLWVVPAKAKNKDLAYDFIEITQRPEVQNFLADKGGVPVASEPGSASSAMGLLVGDRFTELLSGDKGGLAWYPDWPVAGLNDVLLANTTNLVGGDATPQQVVEAIKAAYDAGKPTA; from the coding sequence ATGCGCAGGAACCCCGTACGACTGGTCACGGCAGTGGCCGCGGCCCTGGCCCTGGTGATGACCGGGTGTTCGAGCGGGGGCGACTCCGGCGACCCGAACACGCTGAAGGTGTGGTGGTGGGAGACCGACGACAGCGCGTTGTCGGCCGCCTGGAAGCACGCCGTCTCGATCTTCGAGAAGGAGCACCCTGGTGTCACGGTGAAGCAGGAGCTCAAGACCTACGAGCAGATGCAGCAGTCGGGGCAGTTGATCCTGGACTCCAACGACACCCCCGACGTGCTGGAGTACCTGAAGGGCAACGCCACCGCCGGTGTGGTGGCGAAGGCCGGTCTGCTCACCGACCTGACCGAGGTCGCCCAGAGCCGGAGCTGGAAGGTCGACAACACCGCCCAGCAGGTCGGGCTGTACGACGACAACGGGCTCATGGGCTCCGGCAAGCGCTACGGCGTAACCAACTACGGCGAGTACGTCGGCGTCTGGTACAACCAGGACCTGTTCGCCCAGCACAACGTGCAGGTGCCGACGACCCTGGCGGAGTTCGAGAACGCGCTGAAGACGTTCACCGACAAGGGCCTCACGCCGCTCGCGCTCGGCTCGGCCGACTACCCCGGCCCGCACCTGCTGTACTCGCTGGCCCTGGCGCACATGGATGAGAAGTCGCTGGCCGCCTACCAGCGGTTCGAGGGCGAGGTGGACTGGTCGGCCTGGGAGAAGGCCGCCACCACGATGCGCCAGTGGGTGGAGAACAAGTACATCAGCACCGACTCCACCGGCATCCCCGCCCAGGACGCGGGCAACGCGTTCATCGCGGGCCAGTACCCGATGTTCGTCTCCGGCACGTGGTGGGGCGGCCAGATCGCCGAGCAGCCCACGTTCAAGACCGACCAGTTCCTGTTCCCCGGCAACAAGCTGCACCCCGGCTCCGGCGGCAACCTGTGGGTCGTGCCCGCGAAGGCCAAGAACAAGGACCTCGCGTACGACTTCATCGAGATCACCCAACGGCCCGAGGTGCAGAACTTCCTGGCCGACAAGGGCGGCGTGCCGGTCGCGTCCGAGCCCGGTTCGGCGAGTTCGGCGATGGGCCTGCTGGTCGGCGACCGGTTCACCGAGCTGCTGTCCGGCGACAAGGGCGGGCTCGCCTGGTACCCGGACTGGCCGGTCGCCGGCCTGAACGACGTGCTGCTGGCCAACACCACGAACCTCGTCGGCGGTGACGCGACCCCGCAGCAGGTGGTCGAGGCGATCAAGGCCGCCTACGACGCCGGCAAGCCGACCGCCTAG
- a CDS encoding carbohydrate ABC transporter permease, with amino-acid sequence MPSTNTVTLNTATHAVTPRKGTSERRGGYWWYILPGAVGFLAVVAVPFGMNLWYSLTSWRGVGDPVFIGFENYQRLLGDPLFWASFRHSVAFIVAMAILPTAIGVLVAAVLFNYISPKFGSKVASFLRATYYLPQILPIAVAGVLWKWMYQPQYGIINTTLRDLGLGGLAQNWLGDSDLAIYAVMNVLVWLQIGYTVVVFMSGLSRVDPALYEAAELDGASWSQQFRTITLNQLRPEIAVVLITTSVAALKVFAPIFVLTRGGPGTSTIVPAYFSFSSFFTTTKVGYGAAVASVLALMISVVAVALLRYQTRNSEGFDDGRP; translated from the coding sequence ATGCCCTCGACGAACACAGTCACGCTCAACACGGCCACGCACGCCGTCACGCCACGCAAGGGCACGTCGGAACGCCGTGGCGGCTACTGGTGGTACATCCTGCCGGGCGCGGTCGGGTTCCTCGCCGTCGTCGCCGTGCCGTTCGGGATGAACCTCTGGTACAGCCTCACCTCCTGGAGAGGCGTCGGCGACCCGGTGTTCATCGGGTTCGAGAACTACCAGCGGCTGCTGGGCGACCCGCTGTTCTGGGCGTCCTTCCGGCACAGCGTGGCGTTCATCGTGGCCATGGCGATCCTCCCGACGGCCATCGGGGTCCTGGTCGCGGCAGTGCTGTTCAACTACATCTCGCCGAAGTTCGGGTCGAAGGTGGCGAGCTTCCTGCGCGCCACCTACTACCTGCCGCAGATCCTGCCGATCGCGGTCGCGGGCGTGCTGTGGAAGTGGATGTACCAACCGCAGTACGGGATCATCAACACGACCCTGCGCGACCTCGGGCTCGGCGGCCTGGCGCAGAACTGGCTCGGCGACTCCGACCTCGCCATCTACGCGGTGATGAACGTGCTGGTCTGGCTCCAGATCGGCTACACCGTGGTGGTGTTCATGTCCGGGCTCTCCCGGGTCGACCCGGCGCTGTACGAGGCCGCCGAGCTGGACGGCGCGAGCTGGTCGCAGCAGTTCCGCACCATCACGCTCAACCAGCTCCGACCGGAGATCGCGGTCGTGCTGATCACCACGTCGGTGGCGGCGTTGAAGGTGTTCGCGCCGATCTTCGTGCTCACCCGCGGCGGTCCAGGCACCAGCACGATCGTGCCCGCCTACTTCTCGTTCTCCAGCTTCTTCACCACGACGAAGGTCGGCTACGGCGCCGCGGTGGCGTCCGTGCTGGCGCTGATGATCTCGGTCGTCGCGGTGGCGCTGCTGCGCTACCAGACCCGCAACTCGGAGGGGTTCGATGACGGCCGTCCATAG
- a CDS encoding glucan 1,4-alpha-glucosidase — protein sequence MRTSRPRRSRALALAATGCLLLTTATATAEPDPPGAPGAASTWTTGDKEGIGTSTTSASKIWFTLTGGTLSEVYYPSADTPNSRTLEFVVTDGKSFAQRETEGTTHTTTLADRKSLTYRQQVTDDAGRWQLTKTYITDPAAATVLVDVELRPLKGGDLRLHTLFDPQLAGDSGNDTSRASKDALTAVDTHLPDRPVASALVSSTGFAATSTGYVGTSDGLADLAANFRLTTTYPQAGPGNIAQVGQLPTGRDGTTRTTLAIGFAGTKQAALTGARASLHRPFHVTKRWYQLGWHLYTDSLENPKLPADLLDQYWASVMAVKAHEDKTYPGAFSASLTIPWGQAVPADGASGGGSGYHFVWARDMYHQVSGLIAAGDTAAGRRAVDWLFTRQQRPDGSFPQTSKVDGSPDQTNVQLDETAFPIVLAWQTGRFDPAFYRDHIAKAADFLVQAGPTTPQERWEETGGYSPSTLASQIAGLTAAADIARRAGDTDGATLYNATADSWQRQAEQWMFTTNGPLGDGRYYMRVSGSGDPNDGATRGWANGAGVHPENAVVDAGFLELVRLGVKPPGDRAVAQSLPEVDASIKVTTPSGEMWKRYTHDGYGETADGAPWTGAGIGRPWPLLSGERGEYELANGRDALPYLRTMAATANSGRMIPEQVWDRAEPTEYGHVFGKGTGSAAPLAWAMAQYVRLAQGIGAGRPVETPSVVADRYRAGVVPTVSLTVDGPDDLSTATGRTVRVHGTTDARSVVVAVGSAKKRVDVVGGAFSADVEVAGIDNTISVAAVGDGATAYERRTVLSYGERIGGLTDPTGDDNGPGTYVYPTNGAFSPRSFDLTKFDLFRDGDQVRFVTRVAGAINNPWGGNGMSVQRVNILLRDPSQPTGASPGLPGTNTATAGAWSRAVVADGRYPDQPLSLGVYDASTAKVSTAELRVVPATHDIVVTAPASAFGDLAAAGYQVAIYSNAEPGEGIGLVRPVYSKAHWDNGFPWTKEYRFGGGAGEQSFDLPSRDTDISDPNTIDVITGDADQATVLDWTASSPVVLPFVSLRP from the coding sequence ATGCGCACATCCCGTCCACGCCGGAGCAGAGCGCTCGCGCTCGCCGCCACCGGCTGCCTGCTCCTGACGACGGCCACGGCCACGGCCGAGCCCGACCCGCCCGGCGCCCCCGGCGCGGCCTCGACCTGGACGACCGGCGACAAGGAGGGCATCGGCACCTCGACCACCTCCGCGTCGAAGATCTGGTTCACCCTCACCGGCGGCACCCTCAGCGAGGTCTACTACCCCAGCGCCGACACCCCGAACTCGCGCACGCTGGAGTTCGTCGTCACGGACGGGAAGTCATTCGCACAGCGGGAAACCGAGGGCACGACCCACACCACGACCCTCGCCGACCGGAAGTCCCTCACGTACCGCCAGCAGGTCACCGACGACGCCGGCCGCTGGCAGCTCACCAAGACCTACATCACCGACCCCGCCGCCGCGACCGTCCTCGTGGACGTCGAGCTACGACCGCTCAAGGGCGGCGACCTCCGGCTCCACACCCTGTTCGACCCCCAGCTCGCGGGCGACTCGGGCAACGACACCAGCCGGGCGTCGAAGGACGCCCTGACCGCCGTCGACACCCACCTGCCGGACCGTCCCGTGGCCAGCGCCCTGGTGTCGAGCACCGGCTTCGCCGCGACCTCCACCGGCTACGTGGGCACCAGCGACGGGCTCGCGGACCTGGCCGCGAACTTCAGGTTGACCACGACGTACCCGCAGGCGGGCCCCGGCAACATCGCCCAGGTCGGTCAACTCCCGACCGGACGTGACGGCACGACCCGCACCACCCTGGCGATCGGCTTCGCGGGCACCAAGCAGGCCGCGCTCACCGGCGCCCGCGCGAGCCTGCACCGGCCGTTCCACGTGACCAAGCGCTGGTACCAGCTCGGCTGGCACCTCTACACCGACTCGCTCGAGAACCCGAAGCTCCCGGCCGACCTGCTCGACCAGTACTGGGCGTCGGTCATGGCGGTGAAGGCGCACGAGGACAAGACGTACCCCGGCGCGTTCTCCGCGTCGCTGACCATCCCGTGGGGACAGGCGGTGCCGGCGGACGGCGCGTCCGGCGGCGGCAGCGGCTACCACTTCGTGTGGGCGCGGGACATGTACCACCAGGTGTCCGGGCTGATCGCGGCCGGCGACACGGCGGCGGGCCGGCGAGCGGTGGACTGGCTGTTCACCCGCCAGCAGCGGCCGGACGGCAGCTTCCCGCAGACCTCCAAGGTCGACGGCTCCCCCGACCAGACCAACGTGCAGCTGGACGAGACCGCGTTCCCGATCGTGCTCGCGTGGCAGACCGGCAGGTTCGACCCCGCGTTCTACCGCGACCACATCGCCAAGGCCGCCGACTTCCTGGTCCAGGCGGGTCCGACGACACCGCAGGAGCGCTGGGAGGAGACCGGCGGCTACTCTCCGTCCACTTTGGCCAGTCAGATCGCCGGGCTGACCGCCGCCGCCGACATCGCCCGCCGCGCGGGTGACACCGACGGCGCCACGCTCTACAACGCCACCGCCGACTCCTGGCAGCGGCAAGCCGAGCAGTGGATGTTCACCACCAACGGTCCGCTGGGCGACGGCCGTTACTACATGCGCGTCTCCGGCAGTGGCGACCCGAACGACGGCGCCACCCGCGGCTGGGCCAACGGCGCGGGCGTGCACCCGGAGAACGCGGTGGTCGACGCCGGTTTCCTGGAATTGGTGCGGCTCGGCGTGAAACCGCCCGGCGACCGCGCGGTCGCGCAATCCCTGCCCGAGGTGGACGCGTCGATCAAGGTGACCACTCCCAGCGGCGAGATGTGGAAGCGCTACACCCACGACGGGTACGGCGAGACGGCGGACGGCGCGCCGTGGACCGGTGCCGGCATCGGCCGGCCGTGGCCGCTGCTGTCCGGTGAACGGGGTGAGTACGAGCTGGCCAACGGGCGCGACGCGCTCCCCTACCTGCGGACCATGGCGGCCACCGCGAACAGCGGCCGGATGATCCCCGAGCAGGTCTGGGACCGGGCCGAACCCACCGAGTACGGGCACGTGTTCGGCAAGGGCACCGGATCAGCCGCGCCGCTGGCGTGGGCGATGGCGCAGTACGTGCGGCTGGCGCAGGGCATCGGCGCGGGCAGGCCCGTCGAGACACCGTCCGTGGTGGCCGACCGCTACCGCGCGGGCGTGGTCCCGACCGTCTCCCTCACGGTGGACGGCCCTGACGACCTGTCCACCGCCACCGGCCGGACCGTTCGGGTGCACGGCACGACCGACGCCCGCTCGGTGGTCGTGGCGGTCGGCTCGGCGAAGAAGCGGGTGGACGTGGTCGGCGGGGCGTTCAGCGCCGACGTCGAGGTGGCCGGGATCGACAACACGATCAGCGTCGCGGCGGTGGGCGACGGCGCGACCGCCTACGAGCGGCGCACCGTGCTCTCCTACGGCGAACGCATCGGCGGGCTCACCGACCCGACCGGCGACGACAACGGGCCCGGCACGTACGTCTACCCGACGAACGGGGCGTTCAGCCCGCGCAGCTTCGACCTGACGAAGTTCGACCTGTTCCGCGACGGCGACCAGGTCCGGTTCGTCACCCGCGTCGCCGGGGCGATCAACAACCCGTGGGGCGGCAACGGGATGAGCGTGCAGCGGGTCAACATCCTGCTGCGCGACCCGTCCCAGCCGACCGGCGCCTCTCCCGGTCTGCCCGGCACGAACACCGCCACCGCCGGGGCGTGGAGCCGTGCCGTCGTGGCCGACGGGCGTTACCCGGACCAGCCGCTGTCCCTCGGGGTGTACGACGCGTCGACGGCCAAGGTGTCCACCGCCGAGCTTCGGGTGGTGCCCGCGACGCACGACATCGTGGTGACCGCGCCCGCGTCGGCCTTCGGGGACCTGGCGGCGGCCGGCTACCAGGTGGCGATCTACTCCAACGCCGAACCCGGTGAGGGCATCGGCCTGGTCCGGCCCGTGTACAGCAAGGCCCACTGGGACAACGGCTTCCCGTGGACCAAGGAGTACCGCTTCGGCGGTGGCGCGGGCGAGCAGAGCTTCGACCTGCCGAGCCGTGACACCGACATCAGCGATCCCAACACGATCGACGTGATCACCGGTGACGCCGACCAGGCCACCGTTCTCGACTGGACCGCGTCCAGCCCGGTCGTACTGCCCTTCGTGAGCCTGCGGCCCTGA
- a CDS encoding carbohydrate ABC transporter permease — MSPASPPVRRVKRRKRGVSGWVVLALVAGVGLLMLFPFWIALINAFKPAPDYIANGPVSLPTELDFSALVDFWGGVDFNRKLLNSVVISGSVALIAVTLSLLSAFAIGIGRIRGRIWILALFMLAFTIPQEALVYPLFVLTRDLGLYDTMTGVIIILAVLQSAFGTYMLSSVLGTFPPEVLEAARLDGASRFQVLRLVVLPLTRPTMAVLMTFFFIWTWNDFFLPLVLLPSADNQTVSVALGALSGQYTSDPTALAAASLAGILPALVFFLLFQRTLMRGVNLGAVK; from the coding sequence GTGAGCCCGGCGTCCCCTCCCGTGCGCCGGGTCAAGCGCCGCAAGCGCGGTGTGAGCGGCTGGGTCGTGCTCGCCCTGGTCGCCGGTGTGGGCCTGCTTATGCTGTTCCCGTTCTGGATCGCGCTCATCAACGCGTTCAAGCCCGCACCGGACTACATCGCCAACGGCCCCGTCTCGCTGCCCACCGAGCTGGACTTCTCCGCCCTGGTGGACTTCTGGGGCGGCGTCGACTTCAACCGCAAGCTGCTCAACAGCGTGGTGATCAGCGGCAGCGTGGCGCTGATCGCGGTGACGCTGAGCCTGCTGTCCGCGTTCGCCATCGGCATCGGCCGCATCCGCGGGCGGATCTGGATCCTCGCATTGTTCATGCTCGCGTTCACGATCCCGCAGGAAGCCTTGGTCTACCCGCTGTTCGTGCTCACCCGCGACCTCGGGCTCTACGACACCATGACCGGCGTCATCATCATCCTGGCCGTGCTCCAGAGCGCGTTCGGCACGTACATGCTGTCCTCGGTGCTCGGCACGTTCCCGCCGGAGGTGCTGGAAGCCGCACGGCTCGACGGCGCGAGCCGGTTCCAGGTGCTGCGGCTGGTGGTCCTGCCGCTGACCAGGCCGACGATGGCGGTGCTGATGACGTTCTTCTTCATCTGGACCTGGAATGACTTCTTCCTGCCGCTGGTGTTGCTGCCGTCGGCGGACAACCAGACGGTGTCGGTCGCGCTCGGCGCGCTGAGCGGCCAGTACACCAGCGACCCCACGGCCCTGGCCGCCGCGTCGTTGGCGGGCATCCTCCCCGCGCTGGTGTTCTTCCTGCTCTTCCAACGCACGCTGATGCGCGGCGTGAACCTCGGCGCCGTCAAATAA
- a CDS encoding MFS transporter, which produces MTGQGVAAPTRRWAATFVVCSGIFLLGMDFTVLNVAVPDLQRDLRPSMAQVQWIVDGYALVLGGMVLATGAITDHIGRRRSFVAGLAVCGATAAWGALAHQPWQLIAARGGMGAGAALLMPATLSIVTTLFPEPALRRRAIALWTATAGVGGMTGPVIGGWLVERFSWQAGFWITVPLAVVGIVAALLVVPESRAPRGHRVDVLGVVLSALGLLALVWAIIESPVRGWTSAEVLTAYATAAVLLTAFAVWQSRGRHPMLPLPLLRRPRVGVSALALALMSFGLYGALFLITLHLQGVLGYSPWQAGLRTFPMAVALAVGAGAALPLLARHGEKVPMVAGLGLVTAAFMVLAGVETGSGYPHVLLFQLVAGFGAGMVAAAGTDTVMGAVPPDRTALGSSINDATRQVGATLGVAVQGSILTAVSTARLHELPELAGQPAGHTVLDALSLTARLPDTVRDHYQDIAREAFIDGMTTAAITAAAVTLAAAVLVAVRLPSAAAKPSYTRSSGRCG; this is translated from the coding sequence GTGACAGGGCAGGGGGTCGCCGCGCCGACCCGGCGGTGGGCGGCCACGTTCGTGGTGTGCTCGGGGATCTTCCTGCTGGGCATGGACTTCACCGTGCTCAACGTCGCCGTGCCCGACCTGCAACGCGACCTCCGGCCGTCGATGGCCCAGGTGCAGTGGATCGTCGACGGCTACGCGTTGGTGTTGGGCGGCATGGTGCTGGCCACCGGCGCGATCACCGACCACATCGGACGGCGGCGGTCGTTCGTGGCCGGGTTGGCGGTGTGCGGCGCGACCGCGGCCTGGGGTGCGTTGGCGCACCAACCGTGGCAGCTGATCGCGGCACGCGGCGGTATGGGCGCGGGCGCGGCACTGCTGATGCCCGCGACCTTGTCGATCGTCACGACCCTGTTCCCCGAACCCGCCCTGCGTCGCCGGGCGATCGCCCTGTGGACCGCCACCGCCGGCGTCGGGGGCATGACCGGGCCGGTGATCGGCGGGTGGCTCGTCGAGCGGTTCTCCTGGCAGGCCGGGTTCTGGATCACGGTCCCGCTCGCGGTCGTCGGCATCGTGGCGGCGTTGCTGGTGGTGCCCGAGTCCCGTGCGCCGCGCGGTCACCGTGTCGACGTCCTCGGTGTGGTCCTGTCCGCGCTCGGTCTGCTGGCGCTGGTGTGGGCGATCATCGAAAGCCCGGTCCGGGGTTGGACGAGCGCCGAGGTGTTGACCGCCTATGCCACTGCGGCGGTGCTGTTGACCGCGTTCGCCGTCTGGCAGTCCCGCGGTCGCCACCCCATGCTGCCGTTGCCACTGCTGCGCAGGCCACGTGTCGGCGTCAGCGCGCTTGCCTTGGCGTTGATGTCCTTCGGCCTCTACGGCGCGTTGTTCCTGATCACGCTGCACCTCCAGGGCGTGCTGGGGTACAGCCCGTGGCAGGCCGGACTGCGCACGTTCCCCATGGCCGTCGCCTTGGCGGTCGGAGCCGGTGCGGCGCTGCCCCTGCTGGCCAGGCACGGTGAGAAGGTGCCGATGGTGGCGGGGCTGGGCCTGGTCACCGCCGCGTTCATGGTCCTGGCGGGGGTGGAGACCGGCTCGGGCTACCCGCACGTGCTGCTGTTCCAACTCGTCGCGGGATTCGGCGCGGGCATGGTGGCCGCCGCGGGCACCGACACCGTGATGGGCGCCGTGCCGCCGGATCGGACCGCGCTGGGCTCCTCGATCAACGACGCCACCCGCCAGGTCGGCGCGACATTGGGCGTCGCCGTACAGGGCTCCATCCTGACCGCCGTCTCCACCGCCCGCCTGCACGAACTGCCAGAACTGGCCGGACAACCAGCCGGCCACACCGTCCTGGACGCCCTGTCCCTGACTGCCCGGCTGCCCGACACCGTCCGGGACCACTACCAGGACATCGCCCGGGAAGCGTTCATCGACGGCATGACCACCGCCGCGATCACGGCCGCAGCCGTCACCCTCGCCGCCGCCGTGCTGGTCGCCGTTCGCCTGCCCAGCGCCGCCGCCAAGCCGTCCTACACCCGGTCGAGTGGACGCTGCGGCTGA
- a CDS encoding ROK family transcriptional regulator, whose amino-acid sequence MLDAASPWAPLLPSARRVTLEVLLHGPLARSELADRLGLSTASLTRLTKPLMDAGLLREVETPNLRGGGRPLQPLDVDPDVQRFIGIKLAGFRAYGVLTNLRADILDSATVEITDQSPEAVVERIAELVAALDDPARPVAAIGIGIGGVVRDFARVQRAVFLHWQDLDLSAAVGRATGRPTVVSNDLDALMAAEHWFGDGRDVQSFAVLTIGAGVGGGLVIHDRLVSGPDSGLGLLGHFPIDPLGPSCPEGHRGCVKALLTTDAIQSQAALTLGRSVTYDEVLDLAEAGNAVADQIVGRAGHAFGTLIAAVANIAQPERVILTGEGIRLAQVAEARIRASIAQARHAEASPIDLRLINDDPTLWARGAAAVAIQRTVLAALPKRLP is encoded by the coding sequence GTGCTCGACGCCGCATCGCCCTGGGCACCCCTGCTGCCGTCCGCACGGCGCGTGACGCTGGAAGTCCTGCTCCACGGACCGCTGGCGCGCTCCGAACTGGCCGACCGCCTGGGCCTGTCGACGGCGAGCCTCACCCGGCTCACCAAGCCGTTGATGGACGCCGGCCTGCTGCGCGAGGTGGAGACGCCGAACCTGCGCGGCGGCGGCCGTCCGCTCCAGCCGCTGGACGTCGACCCCGACGTGCAGCGGTTCATCGGCATCAAGCTCGCCGGGTTCCGCGCCTACGGCGTGCTCACCAACCTGCGTGCCGACATCCTCGACAGCGCCACCGTCGAGATCACCGACCAGTCACCCGAGGCCGTGGTCGAACGGATCGCCGAACTGGTCGCCGCGCTGGACGACCCGGCCCGGCCCGTCGCCGCCATCGGCATCGGCATCGGCGGCGTGGTCCGCGACTTCGCCCGCGTGCAGCGCGCGGTGTTCCTGCACTGGCAGGACCTCGACCTCAGTGCGGCGGTCGGCCGGGCCACCGGCAGGCCGACGGTGGTGTCCAACGACCTCGACGCGCTGATGGCGGCCGAGCACTGGTTCGGCGACGGGCGCGACGTGCAGAGCTTCGCCGTGCTCACCATCGGCGCCGGTGTCGGCGGTGGGCTGGTGATCCACGACCGGCTCGTCAGCGGCCCGGACTCCGGTCTCGGCCTGCTCGGCCACTTCCCCATCGACCCGCTCGGCCCGTCCTGCCCGGAAGGGCACCGCGGCTGCGTGAAAGCCCTGCTCACCACCGACGCCATCCAGTCACAGGCCGCCCTCACCCTGGGCCGGTCGGTCACCTACGACGAAGTGCTCGACCTGGCCGAGGCGGGCAACGCGGTCGCCGACCAGATCGTCGGCCGGGCCGGGCACGCGTTCGGCACGCTGATCGCGGCCGTCGCGAACATCGCCCAACCGGAACGGGTCATCCTCACCGGTGAGGGCATCCGGCTGGCCCAGGTCGCCGAGGCGCGGATCCGCGCGAGCATCGCGCAGGCACGCCACGCCGAGGCGTCACCGATCGACCTGCGCCTGATCAACGACGACCCGACGCTCTGGGCCCGCGGCGCCGCTGCCGTGGCCATCCAGCGCACCGTGCTCGCCGCCCTGCCCAAGCGACTTCCCTGA